From Staphylococcus delphini, one genomic window encodes:
- a CDS encoding class II aldolase/adducin family protein codes for MIEKEQQLRELICDIGRNLFNKDYVAANDGNISARLSENEILATPTATSKGYLRPENIVKLDLEGNILDSKEGVKPSTEVKMHLRCYQKMPQCQGVVHAHPPYATAFAIKGEVLNKATMPEVVIAMPEIPLAHYGCPSTEEVPDSIEPYFNQSEAVLLESHGAITWGKDLMSAYLNMERLEYIAKLTYITRQINGERELPQDRIDELIKLRSFYGMA; via the coding sequence ATGATTGAAAAAGAACAACAATTACGAGAGTTAATTTGTGACATAGGAAGAAATTTATTTAACAAAGATTATGTCGCAGCAAATGACGGCAATATTTCAGCACGTTTATCAGAAAACGAAATTTTAGCTACACCCACTGCGACAAGTAAAGGTTATTTGCGACCTGAAAATATTGTCAAACTGGATTTAGAAGGCAATATTTTGGATAGCAAAGAGGGCGTTAAACCGTCTACAGAAGTGAAAATGCACTTACGTTGTTATCAAAAAATGCCACAGTGCCAAGGCGTGGTTCATGCTCATCCACCTTATGCGACTGCATTTGCGATTAAAGGAGAAGTATTGAATAAGGCGACGATGCCTGAAGTGGTAATCGCGATGCCGGAAATTCCATTAGCGCATTATGGTTGTCCATCAACTGAAGAAGTTCCGGATTCAATCGAGCCATACTTCAATCAAAGTGAAGCGGTGTTATTAGAGAGTCACGGCGCAATTACATGGGGCAAAGATTTAATGTCGGCTTACTTGAATATGGAACGTTTAGAGTATATCGCGAAATTAACGTACATTACGAGACAAATCAATGGTGAACGTGAATTACCGCAAGACAGAATTGATGAATTAATAAAATTAAGATCATTTTACGGAATGGCCTAA
- a CDS encoding MFS transporter, protein MSKQSGANYKASVREKLAYGSGDGATAFAAVMVGSFSMYYFTDVIGISAAFLGSVLFFTRIFDAITNILMGYVVDKTSTRWGKARPWVLWSAIPLAISTILVFSMPSGWSETALNWYVVIILNLYFLIYTTSNIPYGTLGALITQDSKERNNLNLFRMISFFVMMLVISNVTIPAVNAFGGGARAWQLVAIIYGVFMVAIFMFTFKFTKERVTQTKKDREIKLMKSFKLLITNKYWIMIFGIMLLSWVLLGMMTGTNVYYADYILKDASVVGAMSLFFTIPMLAGFFSMPYLLKFFDRRPLILIGLILVIVGSAMMLIKTDSLPLIYGASIIRGLGFAPMMGSAYAMLADTIEYGEWKQGIRNEGMIYSGGTFSTTLAGGLSGAITGWILEFGGHISGKDHAQQPESVYTVIEFIFIHLPIILAVIIFIIMLFYKLDKIYPQIVKDLENRVRN, encoded by the coding sequence ATGTCAAAACAATCAGGGGCGAATTACAAAGCGTCAGTGAGAGAAAAACTAGCTTACGGTTCAGGAGACGGTGCAACGGCATTTGCAGCTGTAATGGTAGGAAGTTTCTCTATGTATTATTTCACAGATGTCATTGGGATTTCAGCAGCATTTTTAGGGAGTGTATTGTTTTTTACACGTATTTTTGACGCAATTACAAACATTTTAATGGGTTATGTGGTAGATAAAACGAGTACACGTTGGGGGAAAGCGCGGCCGTGGGTATTATGGTCAGCCATTCCACTAGCGATTTCAACCATTCTTGTCTTCAGTATGCCAAGTGGATGGAGTGAGACGGCACTGAATTGGTATGTCGTCATTATTTTGAACTTATATTTCTTAATTTACACAACAAGTAACATTCCATACGGGACTTTAGGCGCATTAATCACGCAAGATTCTAAAGAGCGTAACAATTTGAACTTATTCCGTATGATTTCGTTTTTTGTGATGATGCTAGTGATTTCGAACGTGACAATTCCAGCAGTTAATGCGTTCGGCGGTGGTGCACGTGCATGGCAATTAGTTGCGATAATCTATGGTGTATTCATGGTAGCCATTTTCATGTTTACATTTAAATTTACGAAAGAGCGCGTGACACAAACGAAAAAAGATAGAGAAATTAAGCTGATGAAATCATTTAAATTACTAATTACGAATAAATACTGGATTATGATCTTTGGCATTATGTTATTGTCGTGGGTTTTACTTGGTATGATGACAGGGACAAATGTGTATTATGCAGACTATATTTTAAAGGATGCAAGCGTTGTTGGTGCGATGTCACTGTTCTTTACGATCCCAATGTTGGCAGGGTTCTTCAGTATGCCTTACCTATTAAAGTTTTTTGATAGAAGACCATTGATTTTAATTGGTTTAATTTTGGTCATTGTCGGCAGCGCGATGATGTTGATTAAAACAGATAGCTTACCGCTCATTTACGGTGCTTCAATCATTAGAGGTTTAGGTTTTGCGCCAATGATGGGAAGTGCATATGCGATGCTAGCTGATACGATTGAATACGGTGAGTGGAAACAAGGTATCCGTAATGAAGGTATGATTTATAGTGGGGGTACATTTAGTACAACATTAGCGGGTGGTCTTTCAGGTGCAATTACAGGTTGGATTTTAGAATTCGGTGGTCATATTAGTGGTAAAGATCATGCGCAACAACCGGAAAGTGTGTACACAGTGATTGAATTTATATTCATTCATTTACCCATTATTTTAGCGGTAATCATTTTTATCATTATGTTGTTCTACAAACTCGATAAAATTTACCCACAAATTGTTAAAGATTTAGAGAATCGTGTACGCAATTAA